TTATAATATAATATAAAATTAGTTTTATAAAAATTTTTTAAATATATTATATTTTATATAAAAAATTAGGAGAATACATTTTATGAAAATTATATCTATGAAAGATATGATAAATTCCGGAGTACATTTTGGTCATCAAACTAGATATTGGAATCCTAAAATGAAACCATTCATTTTTGGATCTCAAAACAAAGTTCATATTATAAATTTAGAAAAAACTTTAATATTATTTAATAATGCTATTTTAGAATTAAGAAAAATGTGTATTAAAGGTAATAAAATTTTATTTGTTGGAACTAAAAAAGTAGCTTCTAAAATAATAAAGGAAACAGCTATTTTATGTAAACAATTTTATGTAAATAATAGATGGTTAGGTGGTATGTTAACAAATTGGAAAACAGTTAGACAATCTATTAAAAAACTTAAAGATTTAGAAACAGAATCTTTAGATGGAACTTTTAAAAAACTTACAAAAAAAGAAGTATTATTAAAAGTTAGAAAATTAAAAAAATTAGAAAGAAGTTTAGGTGGAATTAAAAATATGGGAGGTCTTCCTGATGCATTATTTGTTATAGATGCTAATTATGAAAAAATTGCTATTTCTGAAGCTAAAAATTTAGGTATTACAGTATTTTCTATAGTAGATACAAATTCTAGTCCTGATGGAATAGATT
The genomic region above belongs to Buchnera aphidicola (Ceratovacuna keduensis) and contains:
- the rpsB gene encoding 30S ribosomal protein S2; its protein translation is MKIISMKDMINSGVHFGHQTRYWNPKMKPFIFGSQNKVHIINLEKTLILFNNAILELRKMCIKGNKILFVGTKKVASKIIKETAILCKQFYVNNRWLGGMLTNWKTVRQSIKKLKDLETESLDGTFKKLTKKEVLLKVRKLKKLERSLGGIKNMGGLPDALFVIDANYEKIAISEAKNLGITVFSIVDTNSSPDGIDFIIPGNDDSIKSIKLYLNIIKEAICIEEKEIIKKI